One genomic window of Panicum hallii strain FIL2 chromosome 6, PHallii_v3.1, whole genome shotgun sequence includes the following:
- the LOC112896928 gene encoding putative disease resistance RPP13-like protein 3 has translation MEVVGVTTGVMKPLLSKLTKLLEEEYIKVKGVRKQIKFLRDELSAMSATLEDLADADPEQLNSEVRLWRNKLRELAYDLEDCIDSFMARVDDGRDGPTGFKKYFRKLKTLKARHDIANHIQELKASVMEASERHRRYEFARLKHKSGTSSIDPRLQALHEDIEKLVGIDGPKKHIVELLSMEMKGPSTKLKVVSIAGCGGLGKTTLAKQVYDTIKGHFSCSAFVSVSRTPDLRKILIHISSGVGFTGYTQDDGEQQLIDKIRNHLHCKRYIVVIDDVWDTEAWEFVKLALPNNDLGSRIISTTRSVTVAKCCSSQVYEMEPLSFDDSKRLFFKRAFGSETPCYPHLEDIPDRILRKCGGLPLAIVTVSSMLTNQLRKAEWDRVLSAMGFALANKPDAKKMTSIISLSYFDIPYHLRTCLLYLSVFPEDYKIEKQCLINRWIAEGFIHEEEGRSKYEIGEGYFNDLINRSMIQPVDVKYGQAKACRVHDIILDYIRCKATEENFVTSLYAAEHVYTPAYKVRRLCVSNHTEENVAIWADPMLSRVRSVTIFGQPVKTCLLPSTSLHVLDLGGCSSMKDHHLASIETMFHLKYLRISSGSISKLPEKIGELKYLQTLDVQGTSIEELPSTITKLQRLAHLYVNWDIRFPDGVIGEMHSLEEMREYGVQSYEQGKSLQEFSKLTKLRTLKIRWYFNSLEGSEGLRKAEGFHSYVGTLLSSCNLYNLYITDCDEDENYPLLLDSWHPAAPCSLRKLCIKTCPIYKVPNWMGSLGNLVVLKLQYIICMRPEDVEILEAIPGLLFLKLVTIRGTNGRITIHGRNGFRSLKYLYLGIYHCGTTLEFQVGSMPKLEHVKLMFPAHKRECLNGASDLGIQHLSALSKVEVRIWGNCRYVTNYNLTEDENDDAVRWVANAITGAIMTHPNRPTIRFETRHDKKCQHFECFLRKENQQELGRLLTEWLKIWQIEEEQTCAEDREEETDEEEEYSYEEEGEEQTDKEKE, from the exons ATGGAGGTTGTAGGTGTTACCACGGGGGTTATGAAGCCGCTCCTGTCCAAGCTTACCAAGCTGTTGGAAGAAGAGTACATCAAGGTCAAAGGTGTGCGCAAGCAGATCAAGTTCTTGAGAGATGAGCTGAGCGCCATGAGTGCCACGCTCGAGGATCTCGCAGATGCTGATCCGGAGCAGCTCAACTCTGAAGTGAGGCTCTGGAGGAACAAACTACGCGAACTGGCCTATGACTTGGAAGATTGCATCGATAGCTTCATGGCTCGTGTTGACGACGGGCGTGATGGGCCTACGGGCTTCAAGAAATACTTCCGCAAGCTAAAGACACTGAAAGCGCGCCATGATATTGCCAATCATATCCAAGAACTCAAGGCATCTGTAATGGAGGCCAGCGAGAGGCACAGGAGGTATGAATTTGCCCGATTAAAACATAAATCTGGCACTTCTTCCATTGATCCCAGGCTGCAGGCGCTTCATGAGGATATTGAAAAACTTGTGGGCATCGATGGCCCTAAGAAGCATATCGTTGAGTTGTTATCCATGGAGATGAAAGGGCCATCCACAAAACTTAAGGTGGTCTCAATCGCTGGTTGTGGAGGTCTTGGTAAGACTACTCTTGCGAAGCAAGTCTACGACACCATTAAAGGCCACTTCTCCTGTTCAGCTTTTGTGTCGGTTTCTCGGACTCCTGATCTGAGGAAGATTCTAATACACATTAGTAGTGGAGTTGGATTCACTGGTTACACACAGGATGATGGTGAGCAGCAGCTCATTGATAAAATCAGGAATCATCTTCACTGTAAAAG GTACATTGTTGTAATTGATGATGTATGGGACACAGAAGCTTGGGAATTTGTCAAACTTGCATTACCGAATAATGATCTTGGGAGCAGAATAATCAGTACGACACGTAGTGTTACTGTTGCAAAATGTTGTTCCTCTCAAGTTTATGAAATGGAGCCTCTTAGTTTCGATGACTCCAAAAGGTTGTTTTTCAAACGAGCATTTGGTTCTGAGACTCCATGTTATCCTCACTTGGAAGACATTCCGGATAGAATATTAAGAAAATGTGGTGGTCTACCATTGGCAATTGTTACTGTATCTAGCATGTTAACCAATCAGCTTAGAAAAGCAGAATGGGATAGGGTACTAAGTGCCATGGGTTTTGCACTTGCAAACAAACCAGATGCTAAGAAGATGACCAGTATAATATCTCTGAGTTACTTTGATATTCCTTACCATCTGAGAACTTGTTTGTTGTACTTGAGTGTGTTCCCAGAAGATTATAAGATCGAGAAACAATGTTTGATCAATAGATGGATTGCAGAAGGGTTCATTCatgaggaagaagggagaagtAAATATGAAATTGGTGAGGGTTATTTTAATGATCTCATCAATAGAAGCATGATCCAACCTGTTGATGTAAAGTACGGTCAGGCAAAGGCATGCCGAGTTCATGACATCATTCTTGACTACATCAGGTGCAAGGCTACCGAAGAGAATTTTGTAACTTCATTATATGCTGCAGAACATGTATACACTCCAGCATACAAGGTTCGTAGGCTCTGTGTCAGCAACCACACTGAAGAAAATGTTGCCATATGGGCGGACCCGATGTTATCTCGCGTTCGATCAGTTACTATATTTGGACAGCCTGTGAAAACCTGTTTGTTGCCTTCCACTTCTCTTCATGTGTTGGACCTTGGAGGTTGCTCGAGCATGAAAGACCATCATCTCGCAAGTATTGAAACTATGTTTCATCTCAAGTACCTGCGAATCTCCTCAGGTTCAATATCTAAGCTGCCTGAGAAAATAGGAGAACTGAAATATCTACAAACCTTGGATGTACAAGGAACCAGCATTGAAGAGCTTCCATCCACTATCACCAAACTACAACGACTAGCACATTTATATGTTAACTGGGATATTAGATTTCCAGATGGAGTGATTGGGGAGATGCACAGCTTAGAAGAGATGAGGGAGTATGGAGTCCAATCCTACGAACAAGGGAAGTCTCTGCAAGAATTCAGTAAACTAACCAAGTTGAGGACATTAAAAATTAGATGGTATTTTAATTCACTCGAAGGCTCGGAAGGACTGAGGAAAGCTGAGGGTTTTCACAGTTATGTGGGAACCTTATTATCTTCATGCAACCTTTATAATCTATATATCACGGACTGCGATGAGGACGAAAACTACCCACTTTTGCTGGATTCATGGCACCCTGCTGCTCCCTGTAGCCTTCGGAAACTCTGCATTAAAACATGCCCCATCTATAAGGTGCCAAATTGGATGGGTTCGCTTGGAAATCTCGTGGTGCTAAAACTACAATATATCATCTGTATGAGACCAGAGGATGTGGAGATCCTCGAAGCAATACCCGGTTTACTTTTTCTCAAGCTAGTTACTATCAGAGGCACCAACGGAAGGATCACTATCCATGGCAGAAACGGATTCAGAAGTCTAAAATATTTGTACCTGGGTATTTATCATTGTGGGACCACACTGGAGTTTCAAGTGGGATCAATGCCAAAGCTTGAGCACGTGAAGCTCATGTTCCCTGCGCATAAGAGGGAGTGCCTGAATGGTGCTTCTGATTTGGGCATCCAGCACCTCTCCGCTCTTAGCAAGGTTGAGGTCAGAATTTGGGGCAATTGCAGATACGTCACCAACTACAATCTAACAGAAGATGAGAATGATGACGCTGTTAGATGGGTTGCAAATGCAATTACTGGAGCCATCATGACACATCCCAACCGTCCCACTATCAGATTCGAAACAAGGCATGATAAGAAGTGTCAACACTTTGAATGT TTTTTGAGGAAGGAGAATCAACAAGAGCTTGGGCGTTTATTGACCGAGTGGCTCAAAATTTGGCAAATTGAAGAGGAGCAGACTTGTGCAGAGGACAGAGAGGAAGAAACCGATGAAGAGGAAGAATATTCCTATGAAGAGGAAGGAGAGGAGCAAACTGATAAAGAGAAGGAATAG